A single genomic interval of Paenibacillus macerans harbors:
- a CDS encoding MIP/aquaporin family protein: MKKTLLGECLAEFIGTFIFLFIGLAAVVSLVAGGSDITWAELTLTWGFAVMLGVYIAGHISGAHLNPAVTISLAVWSGFRRSKVIPYIAAQILGAFAGAATVYAIYRNMILAYEQGAGIVRSTAGGRATASMFSTFPQSGLSLLQAGLIELIITAVLMLVILAVTDGRNGAAPRAGLAAVSIGLTVAVLGIGFGRLTGFAMNPARDLGPRLLLLLSGWGTNALGPNLYGLIVPVFGPIAGALAGGAVYHKLIAPFYPAMPAVVLSAKDQDQPAS; encoded by the coding sequence ATGAAAAAGACGCTGCTCGGCGAATGCCTCGCGGAGTTCATTGGAACATTCATCTTTCTATTTATCGGCCTCGCGGCTGTGGTCTCGCTGGTTGCTGGGGGTTCGGACATCACCTGGGCGGAACTGACGCTAACCTGGGGGTTCGCGGTCATGCTCGGTGTTTATATTGCCGGTCATATCTCGGGTGCGCACCTCAATCCGGCGGTAACGATCAGTCTGGCCGTCTGGAGCGGATTTCGGCGCAGCAAAGTGATTCCTTATATTGCTGCGCAGATCCTCGGCGCATTTGCCGGGGCAGCAACTGTGTATGCGATCTACCGCAATATGATCCTTGCTTATGAGCAGGGGGCGGGGATTGTTCGTAGTACGGCCGGCGGCCGGGCCACGGCCAGTATGTTCAGTACCTTCCCGCAAAGCGGGCTGTCCCTGCTGCAAGCCGGTCTGATCGAACTCATCATTACTGCCGTTCTTATGCTGGTGATCCTGGCCGTAACCGACGGCCGCAATGGCGCCGCACCCCGGGCGGGACTGGCCGCTGTGTCCATCGGGCTGACTGTGGCCGTTCTGGGTATCGGCTTCGGGCGCCTCACCGGCTTCGCGATGAACCCGGCGCGTGACCTGGGTCCGCGCTTGTTGCTGCTGCTCTCCGGCTGGGGAACGAACGCCCTCGGTCCGAATCTTTACGGACTGATCGTGCCGGTATTTGGCCCGATTGCGGGCGCACTGGCCGGCGGCGCGGTGTATCATAAGCTGATCGCGCCCTTTTATCCGGCGATGCCGGCCGTGGTGCTGTCAGCGAAGGATCAGGACCAGCCGGCATCCTAA
- a CDS encoding glycyl radical protein → MTKVYDMPKSAPVTGRIGHLIDNLMSGTPEIEAERAVLITESFKQTEHLPMIIRRAKALEHILRNMTLVIRDKELIVGNLTVKPRGCQIFPEFSNRWLLSEFDTVARRTGDVFTISDDTVGKLKQSFEYWNGRTVQELATSFMSPEALTALDAEVFTVGNYYNNGVGHISVDYGKVLSKGFKGIIEEAQQAKAEADRSLPDYIKKEQFLNAVIISAEAAIQFGKRFAELAKNQAAACSDGVRQRELLQIARNCERVPANPASSFSEAVQCFWFVHMLIQVESNGHSVSPMRFDQYMYPYYKQDIERGTLRHEEAQELLDCLWVKLNEVNKIRDEASSKAFGGYPMFQNLVVGGQNEEGLDATNELSFACLEATAHVKLPQPSVSIRVWNRTPDELLLKAAEVSRLGLGLPAYYNDEVIIPALVSRSVSLADARDYGIIGCVEPQKGGKTEGWHDAAFFNLPKVMEFVIGNGTVNGKKAGITTGDFTSFTSLDEIMEAYRKQMEHFVNLLAQADNAVDYAHAERAPLPFLSSMVYDCIGRGKSLQEGGAFYNFTGPQGVGIANVADAMYAIQKVVFEERKTTLSELQAALERNFGLARPAAATAPAPVSPDTLTQEHIIELIKKFLLEGNQISLAQLGAQADVKVDLGNSRSQGQGNDARLREWLIAAPKYGNDIEEVDELARQVGLVYCREVQKHVNPRGGTFQPGLYPASANVPLGAATGATADGRLAGEPLADGVSPVSGRDTSGPTASANSVAKLDHHIASNGTLFNQKFHPSALSGPAGLEKLAALVRGFFDQKGMHVQFNVISRDTLLEAQRNPEKYKNLVVRVAGYSAHFTTLDKKLQDDIINRTEQTM, encoded by the coding sequence ATGACAAAAGTGTATGATATGCCCAAATCAGCACCAGTGACCGGCCGGATCGGCCATCTGATCGACAACCTGATGTCCGGCACGCCGGAGATCGAAGCCGAAAGAGCGGTCCTGATTACGGAATCTTTTAAGCAAACCGAGCACCTTCCGATGATTATCCGCCGCGCCAAAGCGCTGGAGCATATTTTGCGGAACATGACGCTGGTGATCCGGGACAAAGAGCTGATCGTGGGCAATTTGACCGTCAAACCAAGAGGCTGCCAGATCTTTCCCGAATTTTCGAACCGTTGGCTGCTGAGCGAATTCGACACGGTGGCCCGCAGAACGGGCGACGTGTTTACGATCTCGGATGATACGGTCGGCAAGCTGAAGCAATCCTTTGAATATTGGAACGGCCGCACGGTGCAGGAGCTGGCAACCTCCTTCATGTCTCCCGAAGCGCTGACGGCGCTGGATGCGGAAGTTTTTACGGTAGGCAATTATTATAATAACGGCGTTGGCCATATTTCTGTGGATTATGGAAAGGTGCTGTCCAAGGGCTTCAAGGGCATCATCGAGGAGGCGCAGCAGGCCAAAGCGGAGGCGGACCGTTCGTTGCCGGATTATATCAAAAAAGAACAGTTTCTGAACGCGGTGATCATCTCGGCGGAAGCGGCCATCCAGTTCGGTAAACGGTTCGCGGAGCTGGCCAAGAATCAGGCCGCAGCCTGCAGCGACGGTGTCCGCCAGCGGGAACTGCTGCAGATTGCCCGCAATTGTGAGCGGGTTCCGGCGAATCCGGCATCCAGCTTCAGCGAAGCGGTACAGTGCTTCTGGTTCGTGCACATGCTGATCCAGGTGGAATCCAACGGGCACTCCGTGTCTCCGATGCGTTTTGACCAATACATGTATCCGTATTACAAACAGGATATCGAGCGCGGTACCCTTCGCCATGAAGAAGCCCAGGAACTGCTGGACTGCCTGTGGGTGAAGCTGAACGAGGTTAACAAAATCCGCGACGAAGCCTCAAGCAAAGCTTTTGGCGGATACCCGATGTTTCAGAATCTGGTGGTCGGCGGTCAGAATGAGGAGGGGCTGGACGCCACCAACGAGCTGTCCTTCGCCTGCTTGGAGGCGACGGCCCATGTGAAGCTGCCGCAGCCTTCCGTCTCGATCCGCGTCTGGAACCGCACACCGGATGAACTGCTGCTGAAGGCAGCGGAGGTAAGCCGTCTGGGGCTTGGACTCCCGGCTTATTACAACGATGAGGTCATCATCCCCGCGCTGGTCAGCCGTTCCGTAAGTCTGGCGGATGCGCGCGACTACGGCATTATCGGCTGCGTCGAGCCGCAAAAGGGCGGAAAAACCGAAGGCTGGCATGACGCCGCATTTTTCAATCTGCCGAAGGTGATGGAGTTTGTCATCGGCAACGGTACCGTCAATGGCAAAAAAGCCGGGATCACCACCGGAGACTTCACCTCCTTCACCTCCCTGGATGAGATTATGGAGGCTTACCGCAAGCAGATGGAACATTTCGTCAATCTATTGGCTCAAGCGGATAATGCGGTGGATTATGCTCATGCGGAAAGAGCGCCGCTGCCGTTCCTGTCCTCCATGGTGTATGACTGCATCGGCAGAGGCAAATCGCTGCAGGAAGGCGGCGCCTTCTATAACTTCACCGGACCGCAGGGCGTAGGTATTGCCAATGTAGCGGATGCCATGTACGCCATCCAGAAGGTGGTTTTCGAAGAGCGCAAAACAACGTTGTCGGAGCTGCAGGCAGCGCTTGAACGCAATTTTGGCCTGGCCCGGCCGGCTGCTGCTACAGCCCCCGCTCCCGTCTCGCCGGATACGTTAACCCAGGAGCATATTATTGAATTGATCAAAAAGTTCCTCCTGGAAGGCAACCAAATATCGTTAGCCCAGTTGGGCGCGCAAGCGGATGTAAAGGTGGATCTCGGCAACAGCCGGAGCCAGGGCCAAGGCAATGACGCCCGCCTGCGCGAGTGGCTGATCGCCGCGCCGAAATACGGCAACGACATTGAGGAGGTCGATGAATTGGCCCGCCAGGTAGGACTTGTCTACTGCCGTGAAGTGCAGAAGCATGTCAATCCGCGCGGCGGCACCTTCCAGCCCGGACTGTATCCGGCCTCGGCCAATGTGCCGCTGGGAGCCGCTACCGGTGCAACGGCGGACGGACGGCTGGCGGGCGAACCGCTGGCCGATGGCGTATCGCCGGTATCCGGCCGGGATACCAGCGGACCTACGGCTTCGGCCAACTCGGTCGCGAAGTTGGATCATCACATCGCCTCCAACGGTACGCTGTTCAATCAGAAGTTCCATCCGTCCGCGCTGAGCGGACCGGCGGGACTGGAGAAGCTGGCGGCGTTGGTCAGAGGATTTTTTGACCAGAAGGGGATGCATGTGCAGTTTAATGTGATCAGCCGCGATACACTGCTGGAGGCTCAGCGCAACCCCGAGAAATACAAGAACCTCGTCGTCCGTGTGGCTGGCTACAGCGCCCATTTCACCACACTCGACAAGAAACTGCAGGATGACATTATTAACCGGACGGAGCAGACGATGTAA
- a CDS encoding glycyl-radical enzyme activating protein, producing MNEVIWEARGMVSEIQRFSLHDGPGIRTIVFLKGCPLRCSWCSNPETQAPGSQLMVQEDNCVSCGRCANVCPAGAISYQPKVTVNRLSCVSCGLCSAECGSGALTMNGKEMSTSEIVSILRKDEAYYRRSGGGITLSGGEPLYQSDFVLNLLRACKDQGWNTAIETTAFCNPAVLDNVLPLLDTVLLDIKHMEDSKHYEYVQQSNSLILENARRIAGQGAQMIIRVPVVPGFNDTIHEIAAIASFAAELPGVRELHLLPFHRLGENKYTYLGTEYHMKHQTPPPSDEMESLRHVAEGYGLRCQIGG from the coding sequence ATGAATGAAGTCATTTGGGAAGCCAGGGGGATGGTCAGCGAAATTCAGCGCTTCTCGCTCCATGACGGTCCAGGTATCCGCACAATCGTATTTCTGAAGGGCTGCCCGCTGCGCTGCAGCTGGTGCAGCAATCCCGAAACCCAGGCTCCCGGCAGCCAGCTGATGGTTCAGGAGGACAACTGCGTCAGCTGCGGACGCTGCGCCAATGTCTGTCCAGCGGGGGCCATCAGCTATCAGCCGAAGGTGACGGTTAACCGCCTAAGCTGCGTATCCTGCGGACTTTGCAGCGCCGAATGCGGCAGCGGGGCGCTGACTATGAACGGCAAAGAGATGAGCACCTCTGAGATTGTGTCCATTCTGCGCAAGGACGAGGCTTATTACCGGCGTTCCGGCGGGGGGATTACCCTCTCCGGCGGTGAACCGCTTTATCAGAGCGACTTCGTTCTGAACCTCCTTCGCGCCTGCAAGGATCAAGGCTGGAACACAGCGATTGAAACCACGGCCTTCTGTAATCCGGCCGTGCTGGATAACGTGCTGCCGCTGCTCGATACGGTTTTGCTGGACATCAAGCACATGGAGGACAGCAAACACTATGAATATGTGCAGCAGTCCAACTCGCTGATTCTGGAGAACGCCCGGCGGATTGCCGGGCAGGGGGCGCAGATGATCATTCGCGTTCCCGTCGTTCCGGGCTTCAACGACACCATCCATGAGATCGCCGCCATCGCCTCGTTCGCCGCGGAACTGCCGGGGGTGCGGGAACTGCATCTGCTGCCTTTTCACCGGCTGGGCGAGAATAAATACACCTATCTGGGTACGGAATACCATATGAAGCATCAGACGCCACCTCCAAGCGACGAGATGGAGAGCCTGCGCCATGTGGCGGAAGGTTATGGCTTGCGCTGCCAAATCGGAGGTTGA
- a CDS encoding acetate/propionate family kinase: MKVLVINSGSSSLKYQLFDMKDESVLAKGIIEEIGTEQAIHRQDNTPPLPPQTGLRILEHKESITHMLAALMDPGNGCIASVREIAAVGHRIAHGGEFFSDSALVDNEVLQAVRRNIELAPLHNPANLKGIEAFRQLLGEETPMVCVFDTAFHQTMPQESYMYPLPRVLYDRHKIRRYGFHGTSHKYVSLRLGEITGRPLQGTRVISCHIGNGASITAIRDGKSVDTSMGMTPLEGLMMGTRCGDIDPAIIPFVMAKENLGLGEINSLLNKHSGLAGVSGQGSDLREIIRCADEGHEGARLALNMYVQRIRKYIGSYCAVLNGLDTLIFTGGVGENSDYIRAKVCESLTYLGLELDPELNRSRSPGERKISTPASRVAVHIIPTNEELMIARDTQRLVQQRAASAAVHRSVPM, from the coding sequence ATGAAGGTGCTGGTCATTAACAGCGGCAGCTCGTCCTTGAAATATCAGCTGTTTGATATGAAGGATGAATCGGTGCTTGCGAAGGGAATTATTGAAGAGATTGGAACGGAGCAGGCGATTCATCGTCAGGATAATACACCGCCGCTGCCTCCGCAGACCGGTCTGCGGATCCTGGAGCATAAGGAGTCCATCACCCATATGCTTGCGGCGCTGATGGATCCGGGCAACGGGTGCATCGCCTCGGTGCGGGAAATCGCGGCAGTAGGGCACCGGATTGCCCATGGCGGCGAATTCTTTTCGGATTCGGCACTGGTGGACAATGAGGTGCTGCAGGCGGTAAGGCGCAATATCGAGCTGGCGCCGCTGCACAATCCGGCCAATCTGAAGGGGATCGAAGCGTTCCGCCAGCTGCTGGGCGAGGAGACGCCGATGGTGTGCGTGTTCGATACCGCTTTTCACCAGACGATGCCGCAGGAGAGCTACATGTATCCACTGCCAAGAGTCTTGTATGACCGCCATAAAATCAGAAGATACGGGTTCCACGGAACCTCGCATAAATATGTCAGCTTGCGCCTTGGCGAAATTACCGGCCGACCCCTCCAGGGAACCCGTGTAATCTCCTGCCATATCGGCAACGGAGCCAGCATTACCGCCATTCGGGACGGGAAGTCTGTAGATACCAGTATGGGCATGACCCCGCTGGAAGGCCTGATGATGGGAACCCGCTGCGGCGATATCGACCCGGCGATCATTCCCTTTGTGATGGCCAAAGAGAATCTGGGTCTTGGCGAGATCAACTCGCTGCTGAACAAGCATAGCGGGCTGGCCGGCGTCTCCGGCCAGGGCTCCGATTTGCGCGAGATCATCCGCTGCGCCGATGAAGGCCATGAGGGAGCCAGGCTGGCGCTGAATATGTATGTACAGCGCATTCGCAAATACATCGGCTCCTACTGCGCCGTGCTGAACGGTCTGGATACGCTGATCTTTACCGGCGGGGTCGGCGAGAATTCCGATTATATTCGCGCCAAGGTGTGCGAGAGTCTGACCTATCTGGGGCTGGAGCTGGACCCGGAACTGAACCGGTCCCGCTCGCCCGGCGAGCGCAAGATCAGCACCCCCGCCTCCCGTGTGGCGGTGCATATCATCCCCACCAACGAAGAGCT